The following nucleotide sequence is from Dehalogenimonas formicexedens.
CGGACAGCTCCGACAACGGCAGAACAAGGCGCTGTTAAAACCGAGAATGGCCTTTTTTACAGGGTTGGAGTTATCCATTCGATTCAGCCGGCTCCTTCATTCATTTTTTCAGACCTTAGTTTTTAGGCACGATGGCGAAATATTCGATTTTGTCACTCTTCCGCACCCGGTATTCCCGCGCGGTTGGCATTGGCGACGAAAAACCGTGTCGCCGCGCATAATTTTGATCATGCCCAAGCGCCTCCACAGCATAGCCCAGAAAACAGCGGGTTACTATCCGTAGTTTTACCTAATTTTCCCAAAAGCTCGATAACGATCATTCGGCGCCGCTTCTGCGCGATGAAGAAGAGAGGGAGGCGGCTGCCTCCCTCTCTCTTTGACCGGCTGAGGCTATTACGGGTTAAGGACTATCAAGGTGATATTGACCAGGATGGCCGGGGACAGCGGGGTGTTGTCGGTATTGACCAACTGGACCCAGAAAACATGCGGGCCGGGACTGACATTTTTCCAGGTATTGGTCAATGAAGTGGTGGCGACGAATGTGCCGGATGAGGTCAGGGCTGATTGCCCCACAATGGTTGAAGGAATGGCATCAAGGTAATAAACGAGGTGCCCGTAGGGGGCTTGCCCGCTTTGTCCAGCCGGGACCAGATTGAATCCGGTTACCTTGACCCCGATGGTGATGTCCGGCCCGTTGATAATTGGCCTTTCACCCGGATGCGCGGGGTCGAAATCGAAGGTGGGCGTGATGATGGCCAGGTCCGCGCCGGGTGCGCTTGTCGGTTGACCGGTTGAAACCGGCGCTCCTTCAACAATGACCATGACATCGTCAAAAGCAGGGACGTTAAGGGGGGTGTTGTCCGAATTGACCAGCATTACGTAAAAGACGTGAGGACCGGTTGGTACATTTTGCCAGGTGTGGCTCTTCGAGGTAGTGGAAACGTAGGTGCCGGGATCGGTTAGAGCTGGCTGCCCGGCGCGTATGAGCGGCACCACATCCCGATAGTAGATGATGTGCCCATAAGGCGCCTGCCCGGTTTGCCCTTCGGGCACCAGGTTGAAGCCGGTGACATCGACGGTTATGGTGACGCTGCCAGGCCCCGCAATGACCGGCCTCTCACCCGGATGGGCCGGATCAAAATGGAATACGGGTGAGGTGATGCTGATGGCCGGTCCCTGGACCGCGGGCCCGGTGGTCGAGGTTTGGTTATTGCTCCCATTAGTGCAGGCAAAGGGCGCCATCAGCAGCGCAAGCGCAGAGAAAAGAGCGAGCATTTTGACGACTTTAGCATATTTCATACCGTCCTCCCGGATTAACGTATATACACATCGTAATGACAATCAGAGGTTTGGGTAATTAGTGAAAGCACCTATTTTTTCTTGATTCGGTACCTACTCCGGGCGATCACACGATGTTTCGGGTAGAGTGAACTCTCATACTCTGGTGTTTACGGCATGTCATTTTGGGCCGGCTGCTTTTGGTGGCACAATGAACGGGAGCGCAGGTAGTTTTCAGGAGTTGCAAAATAAGCCTATGTGCTTCTCAGCAGTAGCCAGTTTTACCGGCGGTGCGGTGATTTCCGGGGTCGGAATCGCCGCCCAACGTGAAAGGATCAGACCGGAGCAGCGGCTTTTCGCAAGCATACCCTTGATTTTCGCCCTGCAGCAGTTCGCAGAGGGAGTCCTCTGGCTGACTCTGAGATCAGGCGGCCACATCGCTATCCAAAATACCGCCACCTATGTTTTTCTGACAGTCGCACTGGCAGCCTGGCCGACTCTTGTTCCGCTATCTGTATTACTGATGGAGAAAGTTAAAGCACGCAGAATATTCCTGGCGTTTTTGGTTGCTGCCGGAGGGATCGTCTCAGTTTTGAACGCATACAGCCTGTTGAACTACCCGGTAACGGTTCAAATCCAGGGTTCGCATATTCAATATAACAATAGTTTCCCAACTTCGTGGGGACTTATTCCGATTCTTTACGGCATTTCCGTCATCTTACCACTGTGGGTTTCGTCGGTTAAGCACGTTTGGCTGCTGGGATTGGCGATAGCCGTTTCCCTGATGGTGACGGTGATCTTCTATACCCAATATGTTACCTCTGTATGGTGTTTTTTCGCCGCCCTGATGAGCGTCATCATTATTTGGATACTGCGGACCTCTCGAAATTCAGCCAGGATCGAATCATCATAAAAGCGATCGACCAGGCAGGCCTAAAAAGAATCGGGGTTCGAGGCTTTTTTGTCGTCAGACGGGGTTTCAGGGCAGGGATGAGGAACCATACCCGCCAGTTTTTGCCGCTCTTTGGTGAGGTAGATGATCCCCAGGATCACCGGCAACATCACTGAATAGATTGTCAGTTGTTTCGAAACGCCGGTGTACCAGCAGAGCGGGCTCAACGGCGCGAACAAAACGATGCTCGTTTTGATGACGCTTTTAGTCCAGATCAAGGTGCCGACGGCGAACGTGCCTGCAATGATCATCGGCAGGGGAATGAGTGTCGTCAACACGCCGATCGCGGTAGCCTCGCCGCGGCCGCCCCGGAAGCCCAGAAACACTGACCAGGTGTGTCCCAGAACACATACTGTGCCTGCCCACAGCATCGCCGGCAGAGTACCGACAAGCGATGACGCTAGGCCGATCACCAGCGCCCCTTTAAGCGAATCGACGATAAATACCAAAAGGCCGTATTTGAGGCCATAAGAGCGGGCAACGTTCTGGGATCCGCCGTTGCCATCGCCCAAAGTCATAATATCGGGGCGCCCAAGCAACCGCCCGGTTATGTAGGCGGTTGGAAATGCGCCGATAAAATAGCTGGTTATGATTAGCCAAATCATCTGTTTTATGCGCCGGATCGACCAGGCTTCTTCGCCTTTAATATATCATCCCTGGGCGCGAGGCGAAATGATCGAAAAGCAGTGGAACGGTCTGGGCCGGAAATCCGGGTCATTAAGGGCTGCAAGGTGTTTGTAATATATTTAGAGATGATGGAAGTCAGCGTGTCTAATCATCACGGAACTCCCCGCATATTCCTGTTTTTTATTGCGGTAATCCTCAAATTAACCGCGTCCGCCGTATCGGGTGCGGCGTTCGTAGTGCATTCCGGTTTACTCTACACCTTGGGCATCGTCCTGTGGCTTTTTTGGTTTGCTTTACTATGGTTCATAGCTTTACCTGTCACCGACGCTTTACTCAAGAAACACGGGCGGCGGCTAAAAAAGGTCGCGATCGCAATCATAGCATTCGTCATATTGCTCTCAGGGCTTGAGTTTTTCGGAGCGATGACCGGGAAAATAGGAGATTTCCAATCAAATTTTCTGGGCGCCGATACTCATAACCTGTTGGGGGCATTGCAAACCGGCTACGGCTACAACGATTCCACGGTGCTTTGCCAGCAAGCTTCGGAGAACCTGCTGCAAGGCAAGAACCCGTACCAATCGTCAAACATCGTCGCCGGGGGCATCGAATTTGGAGTCCCTTACGATAGACTCACGCCGATTCAAACGGGTAGGTTCACCGGCAGTTTTCCATACCCCACCGGGCCGGAAATGGAGACTGTGTGGGACGAGGCCGTCCTGAATCCGGCTGACCCGCCTCCGGAGTTCGAATCCGGAATGAACTACCCTGCCGCCAGTTTCGTTTTACCGGCTCTCTTCGTAGCGGCAGGAATAACTGACATCCGCTGGATCTACCTGCTGTTTGTGCTCGCGGGGGTAATCTTTGTTGTCTGGAAATCACCGCCGAAACTGCGCCTGTGGCTTTTGGCGGGGATTATCGCCAGCGTGGAAATCTGGAACTCACTAGCCAGTGGCGAGACGGGGATTTTGTTCTTCCCGTTCCTCCTGGCGAGTTGGGTAATGTGGAGAAAAAACTGGTGGTTATCGGCAATTTTCATGGGGATCGCGATAAGCATCAAACAGTTACCGTGGTTTTTTGTGCCGTTTTATCTGATCCTCATTTTCCGGTTTTTTGGAGTCCGGCGGACATTCTTAACTTCGGCAATCGTGCTGGGAGTGTTTGCGGCTTTCAATCTGCCGTTCATTATGAGCGATCCGGGCTTGTGGCTCCATTCGATAACAGCACCGATGATCGATCGCTTCTTCCCCATCGGGGTCGGGTTTGTATCGCTGGAGATCAGCGGCTATTTGAAAATCGATTCCAGGTTGTTTTTCGGGGCTCTTGAGCTTGCCGCCGGATTGGCTGGAATGATCTGGTATTATTTGAATTGCCGCAGGTATCCCTACACGGGACTAATCCTGGCCGTTTTGCCGCTCTTTTTCGCCTGGAGGAGCCTATGGTCGTATTTCTTCTATTTTGACGTAATTATTCTGGCTATGATCATCTCCGATGAATACGCCGAAAATAAAAAACCGCTAACATCGGCCTTGGTGTACCCGCCCTCCTGAACTAGCGCCATCAGCCAATAATTTTGACTGCCTGACGGCTCTTTATGCCATTTTTAGTTGCCGTTTCCGCGTGATAGAGTGATTCAGGGATAGTGAAAACAACCATAATCTGACGGAATGTGCGACCGATGACGTTTTCGAAAAGAATTGCAGGTGTTCTCGCAATATTGGGGGCGATAGTTCTTTCAGGCTGTGTCGGTTCCGGGAACGCGATAAGCATCAGCCTGGGAGAAGCCATCAACCTTTCCCAATCGAATTCATTCAGCAAAGTGGCGATAGACACCGGTTCCGGAACAATGTCGATGACTGTCGAGGCTCAAACGCCAATCCCCATCACTGACAGCAATGGCACGGCTGCCACAGCTTCCAACGGATCGGTTTTGACTGCGAACATCGATTCATTGAATATGGCGGATCTGAAATCTCTCGGGTTTGTTTTCCCGGTGAACACATCCACCAATGCCGCGGCCAGCAATCTGACTTCCCTTTTGATTTACCTCGGCATCCCG
It contains:
- a CDS encoding DUF6629 family protein, whose protein sequence is MNGSAGSFQELQNKPMCFSAVASFTGGAVISGVGIAAQRERIRPEQRLFASIPLIFALQQFAEGVLWLTLRSGGHIAIQNTATYVFLTVALAAWPTLVPLSVLLMEKVKARRIFLAFLVAAGGIVSVLNAYSLLNYPVTVQIQGSHIQYNNSFPTSWGLIPILYGISVILPLWVSSVKHVWLLGLAIAVSLMVTVIFYTQYVTSVWCFFAALMSVIIIWILRTSRNSARIESS
- a CDS encoding glycerol-3-phosphate acyltransferase — its product is MIWLIITSYFIGAFPTAYITGRLLGRPDIMTLGDGNGGSQNVARSYGLKYGLLVFIVDSLKGALVIGLASSLVGTLPAMLWAGTVCVLGHTWSVFLGFRGGRGEATAIGVLTTLIPLPMIIAGTFAVGTLIWTKSVIKTSIVLFAPLSPLCWYTGVSKQLTIYSVMLPVILGIIYLTKERQKLAGMVPHPCPETPSDDKKASNPDSF
- a CDS encoding glycosyltransferase family 87 protein; the protein is MSNHHGTPRIFLFFIAVILKLTASAVSGAAFVVHSGLLYTLGIVLWLFWFALLWFIALPVTDALLKKHGRRLKKVAIAIIAFVILLSGLEFFGAMTGKIGDFQSNFLGADTHNLLGALQTGYGYNDSTVLCQQASENLLQGKNPYQSSNIVAGGIEFGVPYDRLTPIQTGRFTGSFPYPTGPEMETVWDEAVLNPADPPPEFESGMNYPAASFVLPALFVAAGITDIRWIYLLFVLAGVIFVVWKSPPKLRLWLLAGIIASVEIWNSLASGETGILFFPFLLASWVMWRKNWWLSAIFMGIAISIKQLPWFFVPFYLILIFRFFGVRRTFLTSAIVLGVFAAFNLPFIMSDPGLWLHSITAPMIDRFFPIGVGFVSLEISGYLKIDSRLFFGALELAAGLAGMIWYYLNCRRYPYTGLILAVLPLFFAWRSLWSYFFYFDVIILAMIISDEYAENKKPLTSALVYPPS